From Streptomyces sp. NBC_00775, one genomic window encodes:
- the ureC gene encoding urease subunit alpha, with protein MSGQPEQTGRQRPSNLLKRADYTALYGPTTKDRVRLADTDLTIEIEADWSGGPEYSGNEMIFGGGKVIRESMGMSHIPRDGGGKKDRRPVDTVITGALIVDWWGVIKADVGIRDGKVHAIGKAYNPETMDPISDFEKPAREQAGEQLPVTATNFVVGPSTEVISGNGRILTAGGVDTHVHFICPEEIHEALASGVTTLIGGGTGPAEGSTATTVTPGAWHITRVFEALDEYPVNIGLLGKGSTMNKKALNEQVDAGVIGFKIHEDWGATPAVIDLALKVCEDRKVQLALHADSLNESGFLEDTKAAFKKRSIHIFHVEGAGGGHAPDMIELVKEPNVLPASTNPTRPFTVNTVKEHVDMMVVCHHLNPDIPADMAFADSRIRPSTMAAEDLLHDMGAISMMSSDAQAMGRIGEMIMRTWQTAHVMKCRYGPLPEDLQSAKVRTIKDDEKDHSYNEDRLKPNDNYRARRYVAKYTVNPAITHGIDTYVGSVETEKLADLVLWEPKFFGVKTHMVLKGGQLAYAQVGDANASITTPQPYLPRPVWGSTGRSPGSNSVNFAAPGVADRLNTRFVITQDSSNKVTDAKTQGLGLNKKFVEITDTRDVKKDDMKLNDTWRLSLEVDHNSFEVTIGGATTSDARTELNGATVPRSYVTEVPLAQRYFLF; from the coding sequence ATGAGCGGCCAGCCGGAGCAGACGGGCCGGCAGCGGCCGAGCAACTTGCTGAAGCGGGCGGACTACACCGCTCTGTACGGGCCCACCACCAAGGACCGTGTCCGCCTCGCCGACACCGATCTCACGATCGAGATCGAAGCCGACTGGAGCGGCGGACCGGAATACAGCGGCAATGAGATGATCTTCGGTGGCGGCAAGGTGATCCGCGAGTCGATGGGCATGTCCCACATCCCGAGGGACGGGGGCGGCAAGAAGGATCGCCGTCCCGTGGACACGGTCATCACGGGGGCGCTGATCGTCGACTGGTGGGGTGTGATCAAGGCCGACGTCGGCATCAGGGACGGCAAGGTTCATGCCATCGGCAAGGCGTACAACCCCGAGACGATGGACCCGATCTCGGACTTCGAGAAGCCCGCTCGTGAACAGGCGGGCGAGCAGCTGCCGGTGACGGCGACGAACTTCGTGGTCGGCCCGAGCACCGAGGTCATCTCCGGCAACGGCCGGATCCTCACCGCGGGCGGTGTGGACACCCACGTTCACTTCATCTGCCCCGAGGAGATCCACGAGGCCCTGGCCTCGGGCGTGACCACTCTCATCGGCGGCGGCACCGGCCCTGCCGAGGGCAGCACTGCGACCACCGTGACCCCGGGCGCGTGGCACATCACCCGCGTCTTCGAGGCCCTGGACGAATACCCGGTCAATATCGGTCTGCTCGGCAAGGGCAGCACGATGAACAAAAAGGCTCTGAACGAGCAGGTGGACGCCGGTGTCATCGGCTTCAAGATTCACGAAGACTGGGGCGCCACCCCTGCGGTGATCGACTTGGCGTTGAAGGTCTGCGAGGACCGAAAGGTCCAGCTCGCCCTGCACGCCGACTCGCTCAACGAGTCCGGTTTCCTGGAGGACACCAAGGCTGCCTTCAAGAAGCGTTCCATCCACATCTTCCATGTCGAGGGCGCCGGAGGGGGCCACGCCCCGGACATGATCGAGCTGGTCAAGGAGCCGAACGTCCTGCCCGCCTCGACCAACCCCACCCGGCCCTTCACGGTGAACACCGTCAAGGAGCACGTCGACATGATGGTCGTGTGCCACCACCTCAACCCGGACATTCCGGCGGACATGGCCTTCGCGGACTCCCGTATCCGCCCGTCCACCATGGCGGCGGAGGACCTCCTCCACGACATGGGCGCCATCTCGATGATGTCCTCCGATGCCCAGGCGATGGGACGCATCGGCGAGATGATCATGCGGACCTGGCAGACCGCGCACGTCATGAAGTGCCGCTATGGCCCGCTTCCCGAAGACCTGCAGAGCGCGAAAGTCCGCACGATCAAGGATGACGAAAAGGACCACTCCTACAATGAGGACAGGCTGAAGCCGAACGACAACTACCGGGCGCGCCGGTACGTCGCCAAGTACACGGTCAACCCGGCGATCACTCACGGCATCGACACATACGTCGGTTCCGTGGAGACCGAGAAGCTGGCAGACCTGGTGCTGTGGGAGCCGAAGTTCTTCGGCGTCAAGACGCACATGGTCCTCAAGGGCGGCCAGCTCGCCTACGCCCAGGTCGGCGACGCCAACGCCTCCATCACAACGCCGCAGCCCTACCTGCCGCGGCCGGTGTGGGGCTCCACCGGCCGCTCCCCAGGGAGCAACTCGGTGAACTTCGCCGCCCCCGGCGTGGCCGACAGGCTCAACACCCGTTTCGTCATCACCCAGGACAGCAGCAACAAGGTCACAGACGCAAAGACGCAGGGGCTCGGACTCAACAAGAAGTTCGTCGAGATCACGGACACCCGGGACGTCAAGAAAGACGACATGAAACTCAACGACACGTGGCGTCTCAGCCTCGAAGTCGACCACAACAGCTTCGAGGTCACCATCGGCGGCGCGACGACGAGCGACGCCCGCACCGAACTCAACGGTGCGACCGTACCGCGCTCCTACGTCACCGAAGTCCCCCTGGCACAGCGGTACTTCCTCTTCTGA
- a CDS encoding urease accessory protein UreF, translated as MSRAALLLLADGRFPAGGHAHSGGVEAAVAHGAVHDTHSLEAFCRGRLHTTGLTMAALAAAAAGGYDPLLLDNAADARTPAPALRAVARRLGRQMMRAARATFPSTELEHLAAARPQGAHQPIVLGLAAHAAGLAPLDAAYAAAYENIGGPATAAVRLLSLDPLDASGLLARLGPETDDVAQAAASAATRAMTEGLDALPSASSPLLDITGEQHAAWSVRLFAS; from the coding sequence ATGAGCCGCGCAGCCCTGCTCCTCCTGGCCGATGGCCGCTTCCCCGCCGGTGGGCACGCCCACTCCGGCGGCGTCGAGGCCGCCGTCGCCCACGGAGCCGTACACGACACCCACAGCCTGGAGGCGTTCTGCCGCGGGCGCCTGCACACCACCGGCCTGACGATGGCCGCCCTGGCCGCCGCGGCCGCCGGCGGATACGACCCGCTGTTGCTCGACAACGCCGCCGACGCGCGCACCCCCGCCCCCGCACTACGTGCCGTCGCCCGCAGACTCGGCCGGCAGATGATGCGCGCGGCCCGCGCCACCTTCCCGTCGACCGAACTCGAACACCTGGCCGCTGCCCGTCCCCAGGGCGCCCACCAGCCCATCGTCCTGGGCCTCGCCGCCCACGCCGCCGGGCTCGCCCCGCTGGACGCCGCCTATGCCGCCGCGTACGAGAACATCGGCGGCCCGGCCACCGCAGCGGTGCGCCTGCTGAGCCTCGACCCGCTCGACGCCTCGGGGCTGCTGGCCCGCCTCGGCCCCGAAACCGACGACGTCGCACAAGCCGCGGCCAGCGCCGCAACCCGCGCCATGACCGAGGGCCTCGACGCCCTGCCGTCGGCCTCCTCCCCCCTGCTGGACATCACCGGAGAGCAGCACGCCGCCTGGTCCGTCCGGCTCTTCGCCTCCTGA
- a CDS encoding urease accessory protein UreD, whose translation MSPSYQLAAARATSSLGKPPAGAQEPAGHPDGVRATARIRAAHNGRVTTLPQLRSDGPFHLRRLRTDGNAATVGIISAMSAPLGGDRLTLDITAEDRAELEVTTAAATLALRGPTTDAATYDVRLTAGEHAHLRWLPQPLISAVGSNLRQTYTVELAATSRFVLREEQLLGRADEGPGHLVSRILVRRAGRPLLDQHTAYGAPEPGWDGPAVLNGHRAVGQLLVVDPRLDVRRDPVLLGEGAKDGCAVLAPLAGGPALLATAVAPTTSTLRELLDEAHAHALAR comes from the coding sequence ATGAGCCCCTCGTACCAACTCGCCGCAGCCCGAGCCACGTCCAGCCTCGGCAAACCTCCAGCCGGCGCCCAGGAGCCCGCCGGACACCCCGACGGCGTGCGAGCCACGGCCCGGATCCGCGCCGCGCACAACGGACGCGTCACCACCCTCCCGCAACTGCGCAGCGACGGCCCCTTCCACCTTCGACGCCTGCGCACCGACGGCAACGCCGCCACGGTGGGGATCATCAGCGCGATGAGCGCCCCGCTCGGTGGCGACCGGCTCACCCTCGACATCACCGCCGAGGACCGGGCAGAGCTGGAGGTCACCACGGCCGCCGCCACACTCGCCCTGCGCGGCCCCACCACCGACGCGGCCACCTACGACGTGCGCCTCACCGCCGGAGAACACGCGCATCTGCGCTGGCTACCACAGCCCCTGATCAGCGCCGTCGGCAGCAACCTGCGACAGACGTACACCGTCGAACTCGCCGCCACCTCACGGTTCGTACTGCGAGAAGAGCAACTCCTGGGCCGGGCCGACGAGGGACCAGGCCACCTCGTCAGCCGGATCCTGGTCCGCCGCGCCGGGCGCCCGCTACTCGACCAGCACACGGCGTACGGGGCCCCAGAACCCGGCTGGGACGGCCCGGCCGTCCTGAACGGGCACCGCGCCGTCGGCCAGCTCCTGGTCGTGGACCCGCGCCTCGACGTCCGACGAGACCCCGTGCTGCTCGGCGAAGGCGCCAAGGACGGGTGCGCCGTCCTCGCACCGCTGGCCGGTGGGCCCGCACTGCTCGCCACCGCCGTCGCGCCCACCACCTCAACGCTGCGGGAACTGCTCGACGAGGCGCACGCACACGCCCTCGCCCGCTAG
- a CDS encoding IS110 family transposase: MSSTSPTPKTRRRRPAGEVVLGVDTHRDAHVAAVLSLMGTVLATDEFSATAAGYRDLLKWARKLGAVQRAGVEGTGSYGASLSRYLLAQGDVFDVNRMDRADRRRRGKSDPLDAQNAARAVLSGRARARAKAGDGPVQIARMYKLTKASAVKARTQAINQLKAVLITADPALREELAGLGNAELFRTCARFADVSSRKEVGEESVLQATRITLGLLAHRIGQLSEEIREVEARLTRLVERHAPQLLEVVGIGPDTAVTLLITVGDNPERLDSEASFAALCGVSPVERSSGRRQFRRLNRGGDRQANAALHRIVFTRLRVDPRTQDYYERRIKEGKTRREIVRCLKRYAAREVFHLVKQLQPGPRS, encoded by the coding sequence ATGTCCAGTACGTCGCCTACTCCGAAGACCCGTCGTCGTCGCCCTGCGGGGGAGGTGGTTTTGGGTGTGGACACGCACCGGGATGCTCATGTGGCTGCGGTGCTCTCGTTGATGGGGACAGTGCTTGCCACTGACGAGTTCTCGGCCACCGCGGCGGGGTACCGGGATCTGCTGAAGTGGGCCAGGAAGTTGGGAGCCGTGCAGCGGGCCGGGGTGGAGGGGACCGGCTCCTACGGGGCGTCCTTGTCGCGCTATCTGCTGGCCCAGGGCGACGTGTTTGACGTGAATCGGATGGACCGGGCGGATCGCCGTCGGCGCGGCAAATCGGATCCGCTCGATGCCCAGAACGCGGCGCGAGCCGTATTGAGCGGGCGGGCCCGCGCCCGGGCCAAAGCGGGCGACGGGCCGGTGCAGATCGCGAGAATGTACAAACTCACGAAGGCGTCGGCCGTCAAGGCCCGCACGCAGGCCATCAATCAGCTCAAGGCCGTCCTCATCACTGCCGATCCCGCCTTGCGGGAAGAACTGGCCGGACTGGGCAATGCCGAACTCTTCCGTACCTGTGCGCGGTTCGCTGACGTGAGCAGTCGCAAGGAGGTCGGCGAGGAGTCGGTGCTGCAGGCCACCCGGATCACGCTGGGCCTGCTGGCTCACCGGATCGGCCAGCTCTCCGAGGAGATCCGGGAGGTCGAGGCTCGTCTGACCCGGCTTGTGGAACGGCATGCCCCGCAGCTTCTCGAGGTGGTGGGGATCGGTCCGGACACGGCGGTCACGTTGCTGATCACGGTGGGGGACAACCCGGAACGGCTGGACAGCGAGGCGTCCTTCGCTGCCTTGTGCGGGGTGAGCCCTGTCGAGCGTTCCTCGGGACGCCGGCAGTTCCGTCGCCTCAACCGTGGTGGCGACCGGCAGGCCAATGCCGCGCTCCATCGCATCGTGTTCACCCGCCTGCGGGTCGACCCGCGCACCCAGGACTATTACGAGCGTCGGATCAAGGAGGGCAAGACCCGGCGCGAAATCGTCCGTTGCCTCAAGCGCTATGCGGCCCGGGAGGTCTTCCACCTGGTCAAACAGCTACAGCCAGGCCCCCGCTCGTAG
- the ureG gene encoding urease accessory protein UreG encodes MHLDHSLPHQHASSASATRPDGSRRALRVGLGGPVGSGKTATVAALCRTLRDRWCIAAVTNDIYTREDAEYLLREAVLPPERITAVETGACPHTAIRDDISANLEAVEHLEATLHPLDLVLVESGGDNLTATFSKGLVDVQIFVIDVASGDDIPRKGGPGITTADLLIVNKTDLAPHVGADLDTMAIDAKRQRGDLPVVFTSLTSDDGIGEVADWVTGHLTKWRAGAAV; translated from the coding sequence ATGCACCTCGACCACTCTCTGCCTCACCAGCACGCCTCCAGCGCTTCGGCGACCCGGCCCGACGGCAGCCGCCGCGCTCTGCGCGTCGGACTGGGCGGCCCCGTCGGCTCCGGCAAGACCGCGACCGTCGCCGCGCTCTGCCGCACCCTGCGCGACCGCTGGTGCATCGCCGCCGTTACCAACGACATCTACACCCGAGAGGACGCCGAGTACCTGCTGCGCGAAGCCGTCCTGCCGCCCGAGCGCATCACCGCCGTCGAAACCGGCGCCTGCCCGCACACCGCGATCCGCGACGACATCTCCGCGAACCTGGAAGCCGTCGAGCACTTGGAAGCAACCCTCCACCCCCTCGACCTCGTGCTCGTCGAGTCCGGTGGTGACAACCTGACCGCCACCTTCTCCAAGGGCCTCGTCGACGTGCAGATCTTCGTCATCGACGTAGCCAGCGGCGACGACATCCCCCGCAAGGGCGGCCCCGGCATCACCACCGCCGACCTCCTCATCGTCAACAAGACCGACCTCGCCCCGCACGTCGGCGCCGACCTGGACACCATGGCCATCGACGCGAAACGACAGCGCGGCGATCTTCCCGTCGTCTTCACCAGCCTCACCTCCGACGACGGCATCGGCGAAGTCGCCGACTGGGTCACCGGCCACCTCACCAAGTGGCGTGCCGGGGCAGCCGTATGA
- a CDS encoding urease subunit beta, with protein sequence MVTIHDPIPEATEEPEVYPGKVEHPQSARSPECPVACDDTDSSACCDACEDAASWHEAIAFNKLLQGDKKTIKVRNTSDRPIQVGSHYHFAEVNPGLKVVVNSSGGGMTYDELWTCAEAKGRRLNIAAGTSVRFEPGDECCVELVKIEGDAKSDTSKIQGLRKGIVR encoded by the coding sequence CTGGTCACGATCCATGACCCCATCCCGGAGGCCACGGAGGAGCCCGAGGTCTACCCGGGCAAGGTCGAGCACCCCCAGTCGGCGCGCAGCCCGGAGTGCCCGGTCGCCTGCGACGACACCGACTCGTCCGCGTGTTGCGATGCGTGCGAGGACGCCGCGTCCTGGCACGAGGCGATCGCGTTCAACAAGCTCCTGCAGGGCGACAAGAAGACGATCAAGGTCAGGAACACGTCCGACCGTCCTATCCAGGTCGGCTCCCACTACCACTTCGCCGAGGTCAACCCCGGCCTCAAGGTGGTCGTGAACTCCTCCGGCGGGGGCATGACCTATGACGAGCTATGGACGTGCGCTGAGGCGAAGGGGCGACGGCTCAACATCGCCGCGGGCACGTCCGTGCGGTTCGAACCAGGAGACGAGTGCTGCGTTGAGCTGGTGAAGATCGAAGGCGACGCCAAGAGCGACACCAGCAAGATTCAGGGACTGCGCAAGGGAATCGTCCGATGA
- a CDS encoding haloacid dehalogenase-like hydrolase codes for MRIAVLDVDGTLIAGTLAGPLPAMLAEVGLVPRDRLARLRRAQVASDAEDPQAAARMNELFAAMLSDVPCRAVSAVTARLWQRQRNRLFNFTRPLTAALKEAGYVPLLISGGPQEMVAYLACELGVTLFCGTRFEAADGLFTGRVAAPVADGKDRAAQALAGAGRIDWPGSLAVGNSLGDVSSLSRVGRPVAFEPSPALRMLARHHSWPVCDRTSLLTYLRDQAALPVSPPAPARDTRSAHRAAPPASVSSATRRLTERLLAQVGGQGAVTGECSGRVTESALMLTLLRRQKALPEVQSRLHAYLSRSRAAADAFDAAVIDATLDGIPAGDRHRLIEQTFDGAAQHSSDRKKLALEAILAVVGPEPFHVDAPSHAFEHHNEATWTRLRQIAIHHLQVPDPVAPELTARLLRLTERGQDRGIIEGNVFAHLFALLSLQRTVPGHRVIHDGIIALAKAVRDDGGMPFIASEEIFCTATAGLALARAGADRQVLHTMGDYLASQQAGNGGWAYAQDVVQTDTDTATHVLSFLRALGPERYRANLHAARQFLAAHLGEDGGMPTYLPGQPSEPTMTANTITALQPYHFVHGPLLERATRYLLNAQKPDGTFERSWSLSEANAMLRALNALTLAHRHNPSMHHGRLGPAIDSIHQRLLVTANPDGGWGQTPGEDSDPMSTAYTLTALAPTHRTHPTAHSGLHYLLGEHNPDGGYTSPSDQAAPRPLRYTIPVLTDIFVLLALTHYA; via the coding sequence ATGCGTATCGCGGTGCTGGATGTGGACGGGACTCTGATTGCGGGCACGCTGGCCGGTCCGCTGCCGGCGATGCTTGCCGAGGTGGGGCTCGTTCCCCGGGACCGGCTGGCGCGGCTGCGCCGGGCGCAGGTGGCCTCGGATGCGGAGGATCCGCAGGCGGCGGCGCGGATGAACGAGTTGTTCGCCGCGATGCTGAGCGATGTGCCGTGCCGGGCAGTGTCCGCGGTGACGGCCCGGCTGTGGCAGCGGCAACGCAACCGGCTGTTCAACTTCACCAGGCCGCTGACCGCGGCGCTGAAGGAGGCCGGCTACGTGCCCCTGCTGATCTCGGGTGGCCCGCAGGAGATGGTGGCGTACCTTGCGTGTGAGCTGGGCGTGACCCTGTTCTGCGGCACGCGGTTCGAGGCGGCTGACGGGCTGTTCACCGGCCGGGTCGCCGCACCGGTCGCCGACGGCAAGGACAGGGCTGCACAGGCCCTGGCAGGCGCCGGGCGCATCGACTGGCCGGGGTCGCTGGCGGTGGGCAACTCCCTGGGCGACGTCTCGTCGCTGAGCCGGGTCGGCCGGCCCGTGGCGTTCGAGCCCTCCCCCGCTCTCAGGATGCTGGCCCGCCACCACTCATGGCCCGTGTGTGACCGCACCAGCCTGCTCACGTATCTGCGCGACCAGGCCGCCCTGCCCGTCTCCCCGCCAGCCCCGGCCCGCGACACGCGGTCGGCCCACCGCGCGGCGCCCCCGGCATCGGTGAGCAGCGCGACCCGGCGGCTGACCGAGCGGCTCCTCGCCCAGGTTGGCGGACAGGGAGCCGTCACGGGCGAGTGCAGCGGCCGGGTCACCGAGTCGGCCCTGATGCTGACCCTGCTGCGCCGTCAGAAGGCCCTGCCCGAGGTGCAGAGCAGGCTGCACGCCTACCTGTCGCGCAGCCGTGCGGCCGCAGACGCCTTCGATGCGGCGGTCATCGATGCCACCCTGGACGGCATTCCCGCAGGCGACCGGCACCGGCTCATCGAGCAGACCTTCGACGGTGCCGCCCAGCACTCCTCCGACCGCAAGAAGCTCGCTCTGGAGGCGATCCTCGCCGTCGTGGGACCCGAGCCCTTCCACGTCGACGCCCCGTCGCACGCGTTCGAGCACCACAACGAGGCCACCTGGACCCGCCTGCGGCAAATCGCCATCCACCACCTGCAGGTTCCCGACCCGGTTGCCCCGGAACTGACCGCGCGCCTGCTGCGGCTGACCGAACGCGGCCAGGACCGGGGAATCATCGAGGGCAACGTGTTCGCTCACCTGTTCGCCCTACTGTCGCTGCAGCGGACGGTGCCCGGCCACCGGGTCATCCACGACGGCATCATCGCGCTGGCCAAAGCCGTCCGCGACGACGGCGGCATGCCCTTCATCGCCAGCGAGGAGATCTTCTGCACCGCCACCGCCGGCCTCGCCCTGGCGCGCGCCGGCGCCGACCGGCAGGTGCTGCACACGATGGGCGACTACCTCGCATCGCAGCAGGCCGGCAATGGCGGCTGGGCCTACGCGCAGGACGTCGTACAGACCGACACGGACACCGCCACCCACGTCCTGTCCTTCCTGCGCGCCCTCGGCCCTGAGCGGTACCGGGCGAACCTCCACGCCGCCCGCCAGTTCCTGGCGGCGCACCTGGGCGAGGACGGCGGGATGCCCACCTATCTGCCCGGTCAGCCCTCCGAGCCGACCATGACCGCCAACACGATCACCGCCCTGCAGCCTTATCACTTCGTCCACGGCCCCCTGCTGGAGCGGGCAACCCGCTACCTCCTCAACGCGCAAAAACCCGACGGCACTTTCGAACGCAGCTGGAGCCTGAGCGAAGCCAACGCCATGCTCCGCGCCCTGAACGCCCTCACGCTCGCGCACCGCCACAACCCCTCAATGCATCACGGACGCCTGGGCCCGGCCATCGACTCCATCCACCAGCGCCTGCTCGTCACCGCCAACCCCGACGGCGGCTGGGGCCAGACCCCAGGGGAGGACAGCGACCCGATGAGCACCGCCTACACCCTCACCGCGCTCGCCCCCACCCACCGCACCCACCCCACCGCCCACAGCGGCCTGCACTACCTTCTGGGCGAACACAACCCCGACGGCGGATACACCTCACCCTCCGATCAAGCCGCCCCCCGCCCCCTGCGCTACACCATCCCCGTCCTCACCGACATCTTCGTCCTCCTCGCACTCACCCACTACGCGTGA